A region from the Papio anubis isolate 15944 chromosome 6, Panubis1.0, whole genome shotgun sequence genome encodes:
- the LOC108585291 gene encoding 40S ribosomal protein S27-like yields MPLAKDLLPSSPEEENRKHKKKRLVQSPNSYFMDVKCPGCYKITTVFSHVQAVVLCVGCSTVLCQPTGGKARLTEGCSFRRKQH; encoded by the coding sequence ATGCCTCTCGCAAAggatctccttccttcctccccagaaGAGGAGAATAGGAAACACAAGAAGAAACGCCTGGTGCAGAGCCCCAATTCCTACTTCATGGATGTGAAATGCCCAGGATGCTATAAAATCACCACGGTCTTTAGCCATGTACAAGCGGTAGTCTTGTGTGTTGGCTGCTCCACTGTCCTCTGCCAGCCTACAGGAGGAAAAGCAAGGCTTACGGAAGGATGCTCCTTTAGGAGGAAGCAGCACTAA